The following proteins come from a genomic window of Miscanthus floridulus cultivar M001 chromosome 2, ASM1932011v1, whole genome shotgun sequence:
- the LOC136538802 gene encoding methionine aminopeptidase 1A-like, translated as MEKGASEASPPCARCGKPAQLQCPKCAELKLPRENAAFCTQDCFRAAWSSHKSVHPKPGALASQQSPEGWKYCVRKGRGRALELPRFDWTGPLRPYPISKMRVVPDEIEKPDWALDGIPKIEPDSDLQKRVEIKTPELIERMREICQIAREVLDAAARVIKPGITTDEIDRVVHEETIARGGYPSPLNYHFFPKSCCTSVNEVICHGIPDARKLEDGDIVNVDVTVYYKGVHGDLNETYFVGNVDEASKQLVRCTYECLEKAIALVKPGVRFREVGEVINRHASMSGLSVVKSYCGHGIGELFHCAPNIPHYSRNKAVGIMKAGQTFTIEPMINAGVWNDRLWPDDWTAVTADGKRSAQFEHTLLVTETGCEVLTARLPSSPDVFPWLKKP; from the exons ATGGAGAAAGGAGCCTCGGAGGCGTCGCCCCCCTGCGCTCGCTGCGGCAAGCCCGCTCAGCTCCA ATGCCCCAAGTGTGCTGAACTTAAGCTACCCCGTGAGAACGCAGCTTTCTG CACACAGGATTGTTTTAGGGCAGCATGGAGCTCTCACAAATCTGTTCACCCAAAGCCTGGTGCACTGGCATCCCAGCAGTCTCCAGAAGGTTGGAAATATTGCGTGAGAAAAGGGCGGGGACGTGCATTGGAACTTCCTCGTTTTGATTGGACAGG TCCATTGAGACCATATCCAATATCAAAGATGCGTGTGGTGCCAGATGAAATTGAGAAGCCTGATTGGGCGCTTGAT GGAATTCCCAAGATAGAACCAGATAGTGATTTGCAGAAAAGAGTAGAG ATTAAGACCCCTGAACTCATAGAAAGGATGAGAGAAATATGTCAA ATTGCAAGAGAGGTTTTAGATGCAGCTGCTCGTGTAATTAAACCAGGAATTACAACAGATGAAATTGATAGAGTCGTCCATGAAGAGACAATTGCTAGAG GTGGATACCCATCTCCATTAAATTACCATTTCTTCCCCAAGTCATGTTGCAC GTCTGTCAACGAAGTCATTTGCCATGGAATTCCAGATGCCAG GAAACTTGAGGATGGTGACATTGTAAATGTTGATGTAACTGTATACTATAAAGGTGTTCATG GTGATTTGAATGAGACATATTTTGTTGGAAATGTCGATGAAGCTTCCAAACAGCTTGTGCGTTGCACCTATGAGTGCTTGGAGAAAGCTATTGCATTAG TTAAACCTGGAGTTCGGTTCCGAGAGGTCGGAGAAGTCATAAACAGACATGCTTCGATGTCAGGTTTATCTGTG GTGAAATCTTATTGTGGCCATGGCATAGGGGAACTGTTTCACTGTGCCCCAAACATTCCTCATTATTCAA GAAACAAGGCTGTTGGTATCATGAAAGCTGGGCAGACATTTACAATTGAACCAATGATCAATGCAG GGGTTTGGAATGACCGTCTGTGGCCTGACGATTGGACTGCAGTGACTGCAGATGGTAAACGGAGTGCTCAATTTGAACATACGCTTTTG GTGACAGAGACAGGATGTGAAGTTTTGACGGCACGGTTACCCTCATCACCGGACGTTTTTCCATGGTTGAAGAAGCCGTGA